AATAGAAAGGGTGCCGAAACGCAGCGCTTTATGCGGAGTGAGTTGCGGAGCCGGGGTTTCGCTGGAGGTGGCAACATGCTGGCGCAGATGCAGGCGCACACGCGCCAGCAGCACTGCCGGAGGGGTAGTTTTCAGGATGTAGTCGTTGGCGCCCATCTCAAGGGACAAGATATGGTTCATGTCGCTGTCGAGGGAGGTGAGCAGCACAATCGGGCCCTGCCAGCGGGCGCGCAGATCCCGGCACAGGGTCATGCCGTCTTTGCCGGGCAACATAATATCCAGCAGTACCAGATCGGGTTTTTCCCGCGCCACCACCTCTTCAGCGCGGTCGCCGCGCGGTTCGACGATGACTTCAATATCATGTTTACCCAGGTAAGCGGCTATCAGCTGGCCTACTTCGGGTTCATCCTCAACGTATACGATCTTGTTCATTCAAAGTCTGTGTCTGCAGAAAACGCCAACATACACCGCGCAACCTTAACCTTCCATTAATCATTCGCAAAATGTTGCCGTTCCGTTATGCTGCCCGGCACTGTTATTGAGTTGTTAAGGAGAAAGGGATGGGACTGCTGATTAAGGCGGCGATTGGCGCGCTGGTGG
This DNA window, taken from Leclercia adecarboxylata, encodes the following:
- the rstA gene encoding two-component system response regulator RstA → MNKIVYVEDEPEVGQLIAAYLGKHDIEVIVEPRGDRAEEVVAREKPDLVLLDIMLPGKDGMTLCRDLRARWQGPIVLLTSLDSDMNHILSLEMGANDYILKTTPPAVLLARVRLHLRQHVATSSETPAPQLTPHKALRFGTLSIDPVNRQVLLSGVQVALSTADFDLLWELATHAGQIMDRDALLKNLRGVSYDGMDRSVDVAISRLRKKLLDNATEPFRIKTVRNKGYLFAPHAWDL